ACAAGTAATGCACCGCCCAGGATAATACCTCCATGCTGCAGCAAATACTCTAAATCGAATTGTAACCCAATAGTCATAAAAAACAGGGCTACAAAAAACACCCTGAATGGTTGTAACGAATGTTCGAGCCAGTTAAAAGCAACCGTTCTGCCAATACACAATCCGGCTACAAAACTACCAATAGCACTGTTTAAACCAGCCACATCTGCCAATGCGCCAAATCCAAGAGAGAGCAATAACCCAAGGAAAACCTGGAGCTCATGGTCTGACTTTAACCCATTGAGCATGGAAGACCGAAAAAAAGCGCGGTAACGCACAGCCCTTAAAAGAATGATTATAGCTGCACATACAAGAATGGCAACAATAAATTTACCAACAGAAACAGCGCCAACACCCATAAACCGGAACAGGGCTGTGGTGGGAGCAACCATCAGGTCTTGCAGCAGTAATATATTCAGAATAATAGTGCCAAACGAGGTATTTAGTTCCTTATTGCGGCTGAGGTATTCACCCACAATAGCAGTGCTGTTAAAATTAAACAGAGCTGCCAGCGTAAGGGTATAATAGATCTTCAAATGAAAAAAGTAACCCAGCAGGAAAGCGAAACCTATACTAAGCAATATTTTTATGGACTGGGCAATTACCGGTTTAAGAAGCAGGCTTCGCTCGTCGGGGATCTTCATTTCCATACCCAGGAAAAACATCAAAAACAACAAACCTAGTTGCCCTGCCTGTTCTACTTCTACATTGCCAGGGATTAAACCGGATAAAACGGGTCGCAGCAAAACACCAGCTATCAGGTATGCGATGAGATAAGGCTGCCCAATTTTTTTTAGCAGCAGTATGAGCAATAAGATCACCAGGCATGCCAGACAAATCGTAGCCAATACCGTATTCATATCATTACTGAATATGCTTTACAGGTTTATACGTAATCTCAATAAAAATGATAAAAAAAACCCGCCCTGTTGGGCGGGCATGCATTAGTTGATTGCAATTTGTTTGGGCCCCTTTTGTTTGGCTTCTTCTTTTTTAGGGATCGTTAAATTCAGCAGGCCATTTTCATACGTCGCCATTATTTTTTCAGAATCTACCACGTCTTTGGGAAGTTGAAATGTTCTTGTGAAAGACTGATAGCTGAATTCCCGGCGGGTATAGATCTCTTCTTTCTTTGTCTCTTCGCCCTGTTTTGCAGAGCTGATGGTAAGCTGATTGCCGTCCAGTGTAATAACAAAATCTTTCTTATCCATGCCGGGGGCTGCCACTTCAACTTTAAACTCCTCGGCACTCTCCTTAATATTTACTGCAGGCACTGTAGTGCTGGTGGAGGAAAAATTACTGTTTCCCCAGTTGAAAAATTCACGGCTAAAGAAATCATCGAATAATGATGGAAAAGCAGGCAGGCTATTTCCATTTCTTTTAATAACAGACATAGTTAACCTCTTTTAAATTATTAATAATGATTTTTATTGAATGGATTAGTCAATCCAAAAATGTTTACTTCAAGCAGTATACCAGCAACCCGGGAACTGTATAAATTTCAGTTTTACTGTCATTTTTTTGCTTAGGGAAGTTTATCTATGTAAAAAATGACAGGTTA
The Niastella koreensis GR20-10 genome window above contains:
- a CDS encoding cation:proton antiporter, with amino-acid sequence MNTVLATICLACLVILLLILLLKKIGQPYLIAYLIAGVLLRPVLSGLIPGNVEVEQAGQLGLLFLMFFLGMEMKIPDERSLLLKPVIAQSIKILLSIGFAFLLGYFFHLKIYYTLTLAALFNFNSTAIVGEYLSRNKELNTSFGTIILNILLLQDLMVAPTTALFRFMGVGAVSVGKFIVAILVCAAIIILLRAVRYRAFFRSSMLNGLKSDHELQVFLGLLLSLGFGALADVAGLNSAIGSFVAGLCIGRTVAFNWLEHSLQPFRVFFVALFFMTIGLQFDLEYLLQHGGIILGGALLVLVSNSLLSAIVFRLLGYDWQQSLYAGALLAHTGEFGLMACSLAYNLHAIDSTFYKAAIAITGTTLLLSATWINILKLLSRAAILRWQK
- a CDS encoding Hsp20/alpha crystallin family protein, giving the protein MSVIKRNGNSLPAFPSLFDDFFSREFFNWGNSNFSSTSTTVPAVNIKESAEEFKVEVAAPGMDKKDFVITLDGNQLTISSAKQGEETKKEEIYTRREFSYQSFTRTFQLPKDVVDSEKIMATYENGLLNLTIPKKEEAKQKGPKQIAIN